From one Choloepus didactylus isolate mChoDid1 chromosome 24, mChoDid1.pri, whole genome shotgun sequence genomic stretch:
- the HNRNPH1 gene encoding heterogeneous nuclear ribonucleoprotein H isoform X3, producing the protein MMLGTEGGEGFVVKVRGLPWSCSAEEVQRFFSECKIQNGAQGIRFIYTREGRPSGEAFVELESEDEVKLALKKDRETMGHRYVEVFKSNNVEMDWVLKHTGPNSPDTANDGFVRLRGLPFGCSKEEIVQFFSGLEIVPNGITLPVDFQGRSTGEAFVQFASQEIAEKALKKHKERIGHRYIEIFKSSRAEVRTHYDPPRKLMAMQRPGPYDRPGAGRGYNSIGRGAGFERMRRGAYGGGYGGYDDYNGYNDGYGFGSDRFGRGMSDHRYGDGSSTFQSTTGHCVHMRGLPYRATENDIYNFFSPLNPVRVHIEIGPDGRVTGEADVEFATHEDAVAAMSKDKANMQHRYVELFLNSTAGASGGAYGSQILGGMEHRYVELFLNSTAGASGGAYGSQMMGGMGLSNQSSYGGPASQQLSGGYGGGYGGQSSMSGYGGQGAGGSSCYSSGSRVAVGVNGMGGVSGMSSVSGGWGV; encoded by the exons ATGATGCTGGGCACGGAAGGCGGCGAGGGCTTCGTGGTGAAGGTGCGCGGCCTGCCCTGGTCCTGCTCCGCCGAGGAGGTGCAGCGCTTCTTCTCGG AATGCAAAATTCAAAATGGGGCTCAAGGTATTCGTTTCATCTACACCAGAGAAGGCAGACCAAGTGGCGAGGCTTTTGTTGAACTTGAATCAGAAGATGAAGTCAAGTTGGCCctgaaaaaagacagagaaactaTGGGACACAGATATGTTGAAG TATTCAAGTCAAACAACGTTGAAATGGATTGGGTGTTGAAGCATACTGGTCCAAATAGTCCTGACACGGCCAATGATGGCTTTGTGCGTCTTAGAGGACTCCCCTTTGGATGTAGCAAGGAAGAGATTGTTCAGTTCTTCTCAG GGTTGGAAATCGTGCCAAATGGGATAACATTGCCGGTGGACTTCCAGGGGAGGAGTACGGGGGAGGCCTTCGTGCAGTTTGCTTCACAGGAAATAGCTGAAAAGGCTCTAAAGAAACACAAGGAAAGAATAGGGCACAG GTATATCGAGATCTTTAAGAGCAGTCGAGCTGAAGTTAGAACTCACTATGATCCTCCGAGGAAGCTCATGGCCATGCAGAGGCCGGGCCCCTATGACAGGCCTGGGGCCGGCAGAGGGTATAACAGTATCGGCAGAGGGGCTGGCTTTGAAAGGATGAGACGTGGCGCCTACGGCGGAG GCTATGGAGGCTATGATGATTATAATGGCTATAACGATGGCTATGGATTTGGGTCGGATAGATTTGGAAGAG GAATGTCTGATCACAGATACGGGGATGGCAGCTCTACTTTCCAGAGCACAACGGGACACTGTGTACACATGCGTGGATTACCTTACAGAGCCACCGAGAATGACATTTACAAC TTTTTTTCACCGCTCAATCCTGTGAGAGTACACATTGAAATTGGTCCTGATGGCAGAGTGACTGGAGAGGCAGATGTTGAGTTTGCTACTCATGAAGATGCCGTGGCAGCTATGTCAAAAGACAAAGCAAATATGC agCACAGATACGTAGAGCTCTTCTTGAATTCTACAGCAGGAGCAAGCGGTGGTGCTTACGGTAGCCAAATACTAGGAGGCATGG AGCACAGATACGTAGAGCTCTTCTTGAATTCTACAGCAGGAGCAAGCGGTGGTGCTTATGGTAGCCAGATGATGGGAGGCATGGGCTTGT CGAACCAGTCCAGTTATGGAGGCCCGGCCAGCCAGCAGCTGAGCGGCGGCTACGGAGGCGGCTACGGTGGCCAGAGCAGCATGAGTGGATACG GTGGCCAAGGAGCCGGGGGCAGCAGCTGCTACAGCAGTGGAAGCCGCGTGGCCGTGGGAGTGAACGGAATGGGGGGGGTGTCGGGCATGTCCAGTGtgagcggggggtggggggtgtaa
- the HNRNPH1 gene encoding heterogeneous nuclear ribonucleoprotein H isoform X4: MMLGTEGGEGFVVKVRGLPWSCSAEEVQRFFSECKIQNGAQGIRFIYTREGRPSGEAFVELESEDEVKLALKKDRETMGHRYVEVFKSNNVEMDWVLKHTGPNSPDTANDGFVRLRGLPFGCSKEEIVQFFSGLEIVPNGITLPVDFQGRSTGEAFVQFASQEIAEKALKKHKERIGHRYIEIFKSSRAEVRTHYDPPRKLMAMQRPGPYDRPGAGRGYNSIGRGAGFERMRRGAYGGGYGGYDDYNGYNDGYGFGSDRFGRDLNYCFSGMSDHRYGDGSSTFQSTTGHCVHMRGLPYRATENDIYNFFSPLNPVRVHIEIGPDGRVTGEADVEFATHEDAVAAMSKDKANMQHRYVELFLNSTAGASGGAYEHRYVELFLNSTAGASGGAYGSQMMGGMGLSNQSSYGGPASQQLSGGYGGGYGGQSSMSGYGGQGAGGSSCYSSGSRVAVGVNGMGGVSGMSSVSGGWGV, from the exons ATGATGCTGGGCACGGAAGGCGGCGAGGGCTTCGTGGTGAAGGTGCGCGGCCTGCCCTGGTCCTGCTCCGCCGAGGAGGTGCAGCGCTTCTTCTCGG AATGCAAAATTCAAAATGGGGCTCAAGGTATTCGTTTCATCTACACCAGAGAAGGCAGACCAAGTGGCGAGGCTTTTGTTGAACTTGAATCAGAAGATGAAGTCAAGTTGGCCctgaaaaaagacagagaaactaTGGGACACAGATATGTTGAAG TATTCAAGTCAAACAACGTTGAAATGGATTGGGTGTTGAAGCATACTGGTCCAAATAGTCCTGACACGGCCAATGATGGCTTTGTGCGTCTTAGAGGACTCCCCTTTGGATGTAGCAAGGAAGAGATTGTTCAGTTCTTCTCAG GGTTGGAAATCGTGCCAAATGGGATAACATTGCCGGTGGACTTCCAGGGGAGGAGTACGGGGGAGGCCTTCGTGCAGTTTGCTTCACAGGAAATAGCTGAAAAGGCTCTAAAGAAACACAAGGAAAGAATAGGGCACAG GTATATCGAGATCTTTAAGAGCAGTCGAGCTGAAGTTAGAACTCACTATGATCCTCCGAGGAAGCTCATGGCCATGCAGAGGCCGGGCCCCTATGACAGGCCTGGGGCCGGCAGAGGGTATAACAGTATCGGCAGAGGGGCTGGCTTTGAAAGGATGAGACGTGGCGCCTACGGCGGAG GCTATGGAGGCTATGATGATTATAATGGCTATAACGATGGCTATGGATTTGGGTCGGATAGATTTGGAAGAG ACCTCAATTATTGTTTTTCAGGAATGTCTGATCACAGATACGGGGATGGCAGCTCTACTTTCCAGAGCACAACGGGACACTGTGTACACATGCGTGGATTACCTTACAGAGCCACCGAGAATGACATTTACAAC TTTTTTTCACCGCTCAATCCTGTGAGAGTACACATTGAAATTGGTCCTGATGGCAGAGTGACTGGAGAGGCAGATGTTGAGTTTGCTACTCATGAAGATGCCGTGGCAGCTATGTCAAAAGACAAAGCAAATATGC agCACAGATACGTAGAGCTCTTCTTGAATTCTACAGCAGGAGCAAGCGGTGGTGCTTACG AGCACAGATACGTAGAGCTCTTCTTGAATTCTACAGCAGGAGCAAGCGGTGGTGCTTATGGTAGCCAGATGATGGGAGGCATGGGCTTGT CGAACCAGTCCAGTTATGGAGGCCCGGCCAGCCAGCAGCTGAGCGGCGGCTACGGAGGCGGCTACGGTGGCCAGAGCAGCATGAGTGGATACG GTGGCCAAGGAGCCGGGGGCAGCAGCTGCTACAGCAGTGGAAGCCGCGTGGCCGTGGGAGTGAACGGAATGGGGGGGGTGTCGGGCATGTCCAGTGtgagcggggggtggggggtgtaa
- the HNRNPH1 gene encoding heterogeneous nuclear ribonucleoprotein H isoform X6 — MMLGTEGGEGFVVKVRGLPWSCSAEEVQRFFSECKIQNGAQGIRFIYTREGRPSGEAFVELESEDEVKLALKKDRETMGHRYVEVFKSNNVEMDWVLKHTGPNSPDTANDGFVRLRGLPFGCSKEEIVQFFSGLEIVPNGITLPVDFQGRSTGEAFVQFASQEIAEKALKKHKERIGHRYIEIFKSSRAEVRTHYDPPRKLMAMQRPGPYDRPGAGRGYNSIGRGAGFERMRRGAYGGGYGGYDDYNGYNDGYGFGSDRFGRDLNYCFSGMSDHRYGDGSSTFQSTTGHCVHMRGLPYRATENDIYNFFSPLNPVRVHIEIGPDGRVTGEADVEFATHEDAVAAMSKDKANMQHRYVELFLNSTAGASGGAYEHRYVELFLNSTAGASGGAYGSQMMGGMGLSNQSSYGGPASQQLSGGYGGGYGGQSSMSGYDQVLQENSSDFQSNIA; from the exons ATGATGCTGGGCACGGAAGGCGGCGAGGGCTTCGTGGTGAAGGTGCGCGGCCTGCCCTGGTCCTGCTCCGCCGAGGAGGTGCAGCGCTTCTTCTCGG AATGCAAAATTCAAAATGGGGCTCAAGGTATTCGTTTCATCTACACCAGAGAAGGCAGACCAAGTGGCGAGGCTTTTGTTGAACTTGAATCAGAAGATGAAGTCAAGTTGGCCctgaaaaaagacagagaaactaTGGGACACAGATATGTTGAAG TATTCAAGTCAAACAACGTTGAAATGGATTGGGTGTTGAAGCATACTGGTCCAAATAGTCCTGACACGGCCAATGATGGCTTTGTGCGTCTTAGAGGACTCCCCTTTGGATGTAGCAAGGAAGAGATTGTTCAGTTCTTCTCAG GGTTGGAAATCGTGCCAAATGGGATAACATTGCCGGTGGACTTCCAGGGGAGGAGTACGGGGGAGGCCTTCGTGCAGTTTGCTTCACAGGAAATAGCTGAAAAGGCTCTAAAGAAACACAAGGAAAGAATAGGGCACAG GTATATCGAGATCTTTAAGAGCAGTCGAGCTGAAGTTAGAACTCACTATGATCCTCCGAGGAAGCTCATGGCCATGCAGAGGCCGGGCCCCTATGACAGGCCTGGGGCCGGCAGAGGGTATAACAGTATCGGCAGAGGGGCTGGCTTTGAAAGGATGAGACGTGGCGCCTACGGCGGAG GCTATGGAGGCTATGATGATTATAATGGCTATAACGATGGCTATGGATTTGGGTCGGATAGATTTGGAAGAG ACCTCAATTATTGTTTTTCAGGAATGTCTGATCACAGATACGGGGATGGCAGCTCTACTTTCCAGAGCACAACGGGACACTGTGTACACATGCGTGGATTACCTTACAGAGCCACCGAGAATGACATTTACAAC TTTTTTTCACCGCTCAATCCTGTGAGAGTACACATTGAAATTGGTCCTGATGGCAGAGTGACTGGAGAGGCAGATGTTGAGTTTGCTACTCATGAAGATGCCGTGGCAGCTATGTCAAAAGACAAAGCAAATATGC agCACAGATACGTAGAGCTCTTCTTGAATTCTACAGCAGGAGCAAGCGGTGGTGCTTACG AGCACAGATACGTAGAGCTCTTCTTGAATTCTACAGCAGGAGCAAGCGGTGGTGCTTATGGTAGCCAGATGATGGGAGGCATGGGCTTGT CGAACCAGTCCAGTTATGGAGGCCCGGCCAGCCAGCAGCTGAGCGGCGGCTACGGAGGCGGCTACGGTGGCCAGAGCAGCATGAGTGGATACG ACCAAGTTTTACAGGAAAACTCCAGTGATTTTCAATCAAACATTGCATag
- the HNRNPH1 gene encoding heterogeneous nuclear ribonucleoprotein H isoform X7 — protein MMLGTEGGEGFVVKVRGLPWSCSAEEVQRFFSECKIQNGAQGIRFIYTREGRPSGEAFVELESEDEVKLALKKDRETMGHRYVEVFKSNNVEMDWVLKHTGPNSPDTANDGFVRLRGLPFGCSKEEIVQFFSGLEIVPNGITLPVDFQGRSTGEAFVQFASQEIAEKALKKHKERIGHRYIEIFKSSRAEVRTHYDPPRKLMAMQRPGPYDRPGAGRGYNSIGRGAGFERMRRGAYGGGMSDHRYGDGSSTFQSTTGHCVHMRGLPYRATENDIYNFFSPLNPVRVHIEIGPDGRVTGEADVEFATHEDAVAAMSKDKANMQHRYVELFLNSTAGASGGAYGSQILGGMEHRYVELFLNSTAGASGGAYGSQMMGGMGLSNQSSYGGPASQQLSGGYGGGYGGQSSMSGYGGQGAGGSSCYSSGSRVAVGVNGMGGVSGMSSVSGGWGV, from the exons ATGATGCTGGGCACGGAAGGCGGCGAGGGCTTCGTGGTGAAGGTGCGCGGCCTGCCCTGGTCCTGCTCCGCCGAGGAGGTGCAGCGCTTCTTCTCGG AATGCAAAATTCAAAATGGGGCTCAAGGTATTCGTTTCATCTACACCAGAGAAGGCAGACCAAGTGGCGAGGCTTTTGTTGAACTTGAATCAGAAGATGAAGTCAAGTTGGCCctgaaaaaagacagagaaactaTGGGACACAGATATGTTGAAG TATTCAAGTCAAACAACGTTGAAATGGATTGGGTGTTGAAGCATACTGGTCCAAATAGTCCTGACACGGCCAATGATGGCTTTGTGCGTCTTAGAGGACTCCCCTTTGGATGTAGCAAGGAAGAGATTGTTCAGTTCTTCTCAG GGTTGGAAATCGTGCCAAATGGGATAACATTGCCGGTGGACTTCCAGGGGAGGAGTACGGGGGAGGCCTTCGTGCAGTTTGCTTCACAGGAAATAGCTGAAAAGGCTCTAAAGAAACACAAGGAAAGAATAGGGCACAG GTATATCGAGATCTTTAAGAGCAGTCGAGCTGAAGTTAGAACTCACTATGATCCTCCGAGGAAGCTCATGGCCATGCAGAGGCCGGGCCCCTATGACAGGCCTGGGGCCGGCAGAGGGTATAACAGTATCGGCAGAGGGGCTGGCTTTGAAAGGATGAGACGTGGCGCCTACGGCGGAG GAATGTCTGATCACAGATACGGGGATGGCAGCTCTACTTTCCAGAGCACAACGGGACACTGTGTACACATGCGTGGATTACCTTACAGAGCCACCGAGAATGACATTTACAAC TTTTTTTCACCGCTCAATCCTGTGAGAGTACACATTGAAATTGGTCCTGATGGCAGAGTGACTGGAGAGGCAGATGTTGAGTTTGCTACTCATGAAGATGCCGTGGCAGCTATGTCAAAAGACAAAGCAAATATGC agCACAGATACGTAGAGCTCTTCTTGAATTCTACAGCAGGAGCAAGCGGTGGTGCTTACGGTAGCCAAATACTAGGAGGCATGG AGCACAGATACGTAGAGCTCTTCTTGAATTCTACAGCAGGAGCAAGCGGTGGTGCTTATGGTAGCCAGATGATGGGAGGCATGGGCTTGT CGAACCAGTCCAGTTATGGAGGCCCGGCCAGCCAGCAGCTGAGCGGCGGCTACGGAGGCGGCTACGGTGGCCAGAGCAGCATGAGTGGATACG GTGGCCAAGGAGCCGGGGGCAGCAGCTGCTACAGCAGTGGAAGCCGCGTGGCCGTGGGAGTGAACGGAATGGGGGGGGTGTCGGGCATGTCCAGTGtgagcggggggtggggggtgtaa
- the HNRNPH1 gene encoding heterogeneous nuclear ribonucleoprotein H isoform X8, translated as MMLGTEGGEGFVVKVRGLPWSCSAEEVQRFFSECKIQNGAQGIRFIYTREGRPSGEAFVELESEDEVKLALKKDRETMGHRYVEVFKSNNVEMDWVLKHTGPNSPDTANDGFVRLRGLPFGCSKEEIVQFFSGLEIVPNGITLPVDFQGRSTGEAFVQFASQEIAEKALKKHKERIGHRYIEIFKSSRAEVRTHYDPPRKLMAMQRPGPYDRPGAGRGYNSIGRGAGFERMRRGAYGGGYGGYDDYNGYNDGYGFGSDRFGRGMSDHRYGDGSSTFQSTTGHCVHMRGLPYRATENDIYNFFSPLNPVRVHIEIGPDGRVTGEADVEFATHEDAVAAMSKDKANMQHRYVELFLNSTAGASGGAYEHRYVELFLNSTAGASGGAYGSQMMGGMGLSNQSSYGGPASQQLSGGYGGGYGGQSSMSGYDQVLQENSSDFQSNIA; from the exons ATGATGCTGGGCACGGAAGGCGGCGAGGGCTTCGTGGTGAAGGTGCGCGGCCTGCCCTGGTCCTGCTCCGCCGAGGAGGTGCAGCGCTTCTTCTCGG AATGCAAAATTCAAAATGGGGCTCAAGGTATTCGTTTCATCTACACCAGAGAAGGCAGACCAAGTGGCGAGGCTTTTGTTGAACTTGAATCAGAAGATGAAGTCAAGTTGGCCctgaaaaaagacagagaaactaTGGGACACAGATATGTTGAAG TATTCAAGTCAAACAACGTTGAAATGGATTGGGTGTTGAAGCATACTGGTCCAAATAGTCCTGACACGGCCAATGATGGCTTTGTGCGTCTTAGAGGACTCCCCTTTGGATGTAGCAAGGAAGAGATTGTTCAGTTCTTCTCAG GGTTGGAAATCGTGCCAAATGGGATAACATTGCCGGTGGACTTCCAGGGGAGGAGTACGGGGGAGGCCTTCGTGCAGTTTGCTTCACAGGAAATAGCTGAAAAGGCTCTAAAGAAACACAAGGAAAGAATAGGGCACAG GTATATCGAGATCTTTAAGAGCAGTCGAGCTGAAGTTAGAACTCACTATGATCCTCCGAGGAAGCTCATGGCCATGCAGAGGCCGGGCCCCTATGACAGGCCTGGGGCCGGCAGAGGGTATAACAGTATCGGCAGAGGGGCTGGCTTTGAAAGGATGAGACGTGGCGCCTACGGCGGAG GCTATGGAGGCTATGATGATTATAATGGCTATAACGATGGCTATGGATTTGGGTCGGATAGATTTGGAAGAG GAATGTCTGATCACAGATACGGGGATGGCAGCTCTACTTTCCAGAGCACAACGGGACACTGTGTACACATGCGTGGATTACCTTACAGAGCCACCGAGAATGACATTTACAAC TTTTTTTCACCGCTCAATCCTGTGAGAGTACACATTGAAATTGGTCCTGATGGCAGAGTGACTGGAGAGGCAGATGTTGAGTTTGCTACTCATGAAGATGCCGTGGCAGCTATGTCAAAAGACAAAGCAAATATGC agCACAGATACGTAGAGCTCTTCTTGAATTCTACAGCAGGAGCAAGCGGTGGTGCTTACG AGCACAGATACGTAGAGCTCTTCTTGAATTCTACAGCAGGAGCAAGCGGTGGTGCTTATGGTAGCCAGATGATGGGAGGCATGGGCTTGT CGAACCAGTCCAGTTATGGAGGCCCGGCCAGCCAGCAGCTGAGCGGCGGCTACGGAGGCGGCTACGGTGGCCAGAGCAGCATGAGTGGATACG ACCAAGTTTTACAGGAAAACTCCAGTGATTTTCAATCAAACATTGCATag
- the HNRNPH1 gene encoding heterogeneous nuclear ribonucleoprotein H isoform X2: protein MMLGTEGGEGFVVKVRGLPWSCSAEEVQRFFSECKIQNGAQGIRFIYTREGRPSGEAFVELESEDEVKLALKKDRETMGHRYVEVFKSNNVEMDWVLKHTGPNSPDTANDGFVRLRGLPFGCSKEEIVQFFSGLEIVPNGITLPVDFQGRSTGEAFVQFASQEIAEKALKKHKERIGHRYIEIFKSSRAEVRTHYDPPRKLMAMQRPGPYDRPGAGRGYNSIGRGAGFERMRRGAYGGGYGGYDDYNGYNDGYGFGSDRFGRDLNYCFSGMSDHRYGDGSSTFQSTTGHCVHMRGLPYRATENDIYNFFSPLNPVRVHIEIGPDGRVTGEADVEFATHEDAVAAMSKDKANMQHRYVELFLNSTAGASGGAYGSQILGEHRYVELFLNSTAGASGGAYGSQMMGGMGLSNQSSYGGPASQQLSGGYGGGYGGQSSMSGYGGQGAGGSSCYSSGSRVAVGVNGMGGVSGMSSVSGGWGV, encoded by the exons ATGATGCTGGGCACGGAAGGCGGCGAGGGCTTCGTGGTGAAGGTGCGCGGCCTGCCCTGGTCCTGCTCCGCCGAGGAGGTGCAGCGCTTCTTCTCGG AATGCAAAATTCAAAATGGGGCTCAAGGTATTCGTTTCATCTACACCAGAGAAGGCAGACCAAGTGGCGAGGCTTTTGTTGAACTTGAATCAGAAGATGAAGTCAAGTTGGCCctgaaaaaagacagagaaactaTGGGACACAGATATGTTGAAG TATTCAAGTCAAACAACGTTGAAATGGATTGGGTGTTGAAGCATACTGGTCCAAATAGTCCTGACACGGCCAATGATGGCTTTGTGCGTCTTAGAGGACTCCCCTTTGGATGTAGCAAGGAAGAGATTGTTCAGTTCTTCTCAG GGTTGGAAATCGTGCCAAATGGGATAACATTGCCGGTGGACTTCCAGGGGAGGAGTACGGGGGAGGCCTTCGTGCAGTTTGCTTCACAGGAAATAGCTGAAAAGGCTCTAAAGAAACACAAGGAAAGAATAGGGCACAG GTATATCGAGATCTTTAAGAGCAGTCGAGCTGAAGTTAGAACTCACTATGATCCTCCGAGGAAGCTCATGGCCATGCAGAGGCCGGGCCCCTATGACAGGCCTGGGGCCGGCAGAGGGTATAACAGTATCGGCAGAGGGGCTGGCTTTGAAAGGATGAGACGTGGCGCCTACGGCGGAG GCTATGGAGGCTATGATGATTATAATGGCTATAACGATGGCTATGGATTTGGGTCGGATAGATTTGGAAGAG ACCTCAATTATTGTTTTTCAGGAATGTCTGATCACAGATACGGGGATGGCAGCTCTACTTTCCAGAGCACAACGGGACACTGTGTACACATGCGTGGATTACCTTACAGAGCCACCGAGAATGACATTTACAAC TTTTTTTCACCGCTCAATCCTGTGAGAGTACACATTGAAATTGGTCCTGATGGCAGAGTGACTGGAGAGGCAGATGTTGAGTTTGCTACTCATGAAGATGCCGTGGCAGCTATGTCAAAAGACAAAGCAAATATGC agCACAGATACGTAGAGCTCTTCTTGAATTCTACAGCAGGAGCAAGCGGTGGTGCTTACGGTAGCCAAATACTAGGAG AGCACAGATACGTAGAGCTCTTCTTGAATTCTACAGCAGGAGCAAGCGGTGGTGCTTATGGTAGCCAGATGATGGGAGGCATGGGCTTGT CGAACCAGTCCAGTTATGGAGGCCCGGCCAGCCAGCAGCTGAGCGGCGGCTACGGAGGCGGCTACGGTGGCCAGAGCAGCATGAGTGGATACG GTGGCCAAGGAGCCGGGGGCAGCAGCTGCTACAGCAGTGGAAGCCGCGTGGCCGTGGGAGTGAACGGAATGGGGGGGGTGTCGGGCATGTCCAGTGtgagcggggggtggggggtgtaa
- the HNRNPH1 gene encoding heterogeneous nuclear ribonucleoprotein H isoform X5 codes for MMLGTEGGEGFVVKVRGLPWSCSAEEVQRFFSECKIQNGAQGIRFIYTREGRPSGEAFVELESEDEVKLALKKDRETMGHRYVEVFKSNNVEMDWVLKHTGPNSPDTANDGFVRLRGLPFGCSKEEIVQFFSGLEIVPNGITLPVDFQGRSTGEAFVQFASQEIAEKALKKHKERIGHRYIEIFKSSRAEVRTHYDPPRKLMAMQRPGPYDRPGAGRGYNSIGRGAGFERMRRGAYGGGYGGYDDYNGYNDGYGFGSDRFGRDLNYCFSGMSDHRYGDGSSTFQSTTGHCVHMRGLPYRATENDIYNFFSPLNPVRVHIEIGPDGRVTGEADVEFATHEDAVAAMSKDKANMQHRYVELFLNSTAGASGGAYGSQILGGMEHRYVELFLNSTAGASGGAYGSQMMGGMGLSNQSSYGGPASQQLSGGYGGGYGGQSSMSGYDQVLQENSSDFQSNIA; via the exons ATGATGCTGGGCACGGAAGGCGGCGAGGGCTTCGTGGTGAAGGTGCGCGGCCTGCCCTGGTCCTGCTCCGCCGAGGAGGTGCAGCGCTTCTTCTCGG AATGCAAAATTCAAAATGGGGCTCAAGGTATTCGTTTCATCTACACCAGAGAAGGCAGACCAAGTGGCGAGGCTTTTGTTGAACTTGAATCAGAAGATGAAGTCAAGTTGGCCctgaaaaaagacagagaaactaTGGGACACAGATATGTTGAAG TATTCAAGTCAAACAACGTTGAAATGGATTGGGTGTTGAAGCATACTGGTCCAAATAGTCCTGACACGGCCAATGATGGCTTTGTGCGTCTTAGAGGACTCCCCTTTGGATGTAGCAAGGAAGAGATTGTTCAGTTCTTCTCAG GGTTGGAAATCGTGCCAAATGGGATAACATTGCCGGTGGACTTCCAGGGGAGGAGTACGGGGGAGGCCTTCGTGCAGTTTGCTTCACAGGAAATAGCTGAAAAGGCTCTAAAGAAACACAAGGAAAGAATAGGGCACAG GTATATCGAGATCTTTAAGAGCAGTCGAGCTGAAGTTAGAACTCACTATGATCCTCCGAGGAAGCTCATGGCCATGCAGAGGCCGGGCCCCTATGACAGGCCTGGGGCCGGCAGAGGGTATAACAGTATCGGCAGAGGGGCTGGCTTTGAAAGGATGAGACGTGGCGCCTACGGCGGAG GCTATGGAGGCTATGATGATTATAATGGCTATAACGATGGCTATGGATTTGGGTCGGATAGATTTGGAAGAG ACCTCAATTATTGTTTTTCAGGAATGTCTGATCACAGATACGGGGATGGCAGCTCTACTTTCCAGAGCACAACGGGACACTGTGTACACATGCGTGGATTACCTTACAGAGCCACCGAGAATGACATTTACAAC TTTTTTTCACCGCTCAATCCTGTGAGAGTACACATTGAAATTGGTCCTGATGGCAGAGTGACTGGAGAGGCAGATGTTGAGTTTGCTACTCATGAAGATGCCGTGGCAGCTATGTCAAAAGACAAAGCAAATATGC agCACAGATACGTAGAGCTCTTCTTGAATTCTACAGCAGGAGCAAGCGGTGGTGCTTACGGTAGCCAAATACTAGGAGGCATGG AGCACAGATACGTAGAGCTCTTCTTGAATTCTACAGCAGGAGCAAGCGGTGGTGCTTATGGTAGCCAGATGATGGGAGGCATGGGCTTGT CGAACCAGTCCAGTTATGGAGGCCCGGCCAGCCAGCAGCTGAGCGGCGGCTACGGAGGCGGCTACGGTGGCCAGAGCAGCATGAGTGGATACG ACCAAGTTTTACAGGAAAACTCCAGTGATTTTCAATCAAACATTGCATag